One Azospirillum sp. TSA2s genomic region harbors:
- the odhB gene encoding 2-oxoglutarate dehydrogenase complex dihydrolipoyllysine-residue succinyltransferase codes for MATDIKVPTLGESVSEATVARWLKKAGEAVAMDEALVELETDKVTLEVNASAAGVLAEIVAPEGANVEVGALLGVINEGASAGAAPAAAAAAPAPAAAPAPAAAPAPAAAATAPGNLAASGPAARKLADEKGIDGSSIAGSGKDGRVTKGDVLAAPAAKPAAPAAAPAPKMVWAAGTQGDRPRASQEERVRMTRLRQRIAERLKEAQNSAAMLTTFNEVDMSAAIALRAEYKDYFEKRHKVRLGFMSFFVKAAVQALKEIPAVNAEIDGTDIVYKNYYDIGVAVGTPQGLVVPVVRDADKLDFAGVEGTIAALGKKGRDGKLSMDELTGGTFTISNGGVYGSLMSTPIINPPQSAILGMHKTMDRAVVVGGKIEVRPMMYLALSYDHRIIDGKEAVTFLVRIKELIEDPRRLLLDV; via the coding sequence ATGGCTACCGACATCAAGGTCCCCACGCTGGGTGAGTCCGTCTCCGAGGCGACGGTCGCCCGCTGGCTGAAGAAGGCCGGCGAGGCCGTCGCCATGGACGAGGCGCTGGTCGAGCTGGAGACCGACAAGGTCACGCTTGAGGTGAATGCGTCGGCCGCCGGCGTGCTGGCCGAGATCGTCGCTCCGGAAGGCGCGAACGTCGAGGTCGGCGCCCTGCTGGGCGTCATCAACGAGGGCGCCAGCGCCGGCGCCGCCCCGGCTGCTGCGGCCGCTGCCCCGGCGCCCGCCGCTGCTCCGGCTCCGGCCGCCGCCCCGGCCCCGGCCGCCGCCGCCACTGCTCCGGGCAATCTGGCCGCTTCCGGCCCGGCCGCCCGCAAGCTGGCGGACGAGAAGGGCATCGACGGCTCGTCCATCGCCGGTTCGGGCAAGGATGGCCGTGTGACCAAGGGCGACGTGCTGGCCGCCCCGGCCGCCAAGCCGGCCGCTCCGGCCGCGGCTCCGGCGCCGAAGATGGTGTGGGCCGCCGGCACCCAGGGCGACCGTCCGCGGGCATCTCAGGAAGAGCGCGTCCGCATGACCCGCCTGCGCCAGCGCATCGCCGAGCGTCTGAAGGAGGCCCAGAACAGCGCCGCCATGCTGACCACCTTCAACGAGGTGGACATGTCGGCGGCGATCGCCCTGCGCGCCGAGTACAAGGACTATTTCGAAAAGCGCCACAAGGTGCGGCTCGGCTTCATGTCCTTCTTCGTCAAGGCCGCCGTCCAGGCCCTGAAGGAGATCCCGGCCGTCAACGCCGAGATCGACGGCACCGACATCGTCTACAAGAACTACTATGACATCGGCGTCGCCGTCGGCACGCCGCAGGGTCTGGTGGTTCCGGTTGTCCGCGATGCCGACAAGCTGGACTTCGCCGGCGTCGAGGGCACCATCGCCGCCCTCGGCAAGAAGGGCCGCGACGGCAAGCTGTCGATGGACGAGCTGACCGGCGGCACCTTCACCATCTCCAACGGTGGCGTCTACGGCTCGCTGATGTCGACCCCGATCATCAACCCGCCGCAGTCGGCCATCCTCGGCATGCACAAGACGATGGACCGCGCGGTCGTCGTCGGCGGCAAGATCGAGGTCCGCCCGATGATGTATCTGGCGCTGTCCTACGATCACCGCATCATCGACGGCAAGGAGGCGGTCACCTTCCTCGTCCGCATCAAGGAGCTGATCGAGGATCCGCGCCGCCTGCTGCTGGACGTCTGA
- a CDS encoding 2-oxoglutarate dehydrogenase E1 component, with protein MSANLEQTSFLFGSNAGYVAELYASYLSNPAAVDPSWNSFFQDLDEDSRAVLDELRGASWTVSDLEDPKAKRDPVAESFIVGLPNGAAPNGAAAAMNGPANGAMLAHTQQVYGGISPQQLRAATLDSIRALMLIRVFRVRGHMNAHFDPLGLEKREPHPELDPATYGFGPDDLDRPIFLNYSLGLETASLRQILEILHKTYCGTIGVEFMHIQDPEEKAWIQERIEGGRNHTDFTVNGKRAILERLTAAEGFEKFLQLKYTGTKRFGLEGGESMIPALEQILKRGGQLGLKEVVVGMAHRGRLNVLTNFMGKPFSAVFSEFQGNPSSPQDVQGSGDVKYHLGTSSDRDFNGNIVHLSLTANPSHLEWVNPVVLGKVRAKQQQRRDLEREQVMGVLIHGDAAFAGQGIVAETLGLSELRGYRTGGTMHFIINNQIGFTTNPTYSRSGVYCSDMAKMVQAPIFHVNGDDPEAVVHVSRIAIEFRQKFKRDVVIDMVCYRRHGHNEGDEPGFTQPLMYKKIRAHATTRELYAKQLVDENVITQAEGDQITQDFMKKLEGEFEASSTYKPNKADWLEGKWAGLQAQGANSAHRGETGVDIDKLKQIGFKLCEYPKNFAINSKIARQLEAKKKTLESGEGIDWATAEALAYATLVAEGTGVRLSGQDSGRGTFSHRHAVMYDQNTEEKYVPLCHVSPDQATFEVHDSPLSEAAVVGYEYGYSLAEPHNLVLWEAQFGDFANTAQTIIDQFISSGESKWLRMSGLVMLLPHGYEGQGPEHSSARPERFLQMCAEDNWQICNVTTPANLFHVFRRQIRRSFRKPLVLFTPKSLLRHKLCISDLSEMGPGSTFHRVLGETANDLAANDKIRRIVVCSGKVYYDLLQERMSRGIKDVVILRLEQLYPFPKDALAAEFAKYPNAELVWCQEEPENQGAWFFADRRLEAVLKDVGHKAGRPSYVGRPATASPATGLLKRHNQEQAKLLDEALTVR; from the coding sequence ATGTCGGCAAATCTGGAACAGACCTCGTTCCTCTTCGGCTCGAACGCCGGTTACGTCGCCGAACTCTACGCCAGCTACCTGTCCAACCCGGCCGCCGTCGACCCCAGCTGGAACAGCTTCTTCCAGGATCTGGACGAGGATTCGCGCGCCGTCCTGGACGAGCTGCGCGGCGCGTCCTGGACCGTGTCCGATCTGGAGGACCCCAAGGCCAAGCGCGACCCGGTCGCCGAGAGCTTCATCGTCGGTCTCCCCAACGGCGCCGCTCCCAATGGCGCCGCCGCCGCGATGAACGGCCCGGCCAACGGCGCCATGCTGGCCCATACCCAGCAGGTCTATGGCGGCATCAGCCCGCAGCAGCTGCGCGCCGCCACGCTGGACAGCATCCGCGCCCTGATGCTGATCCGCGTCTTCCGCGTCCGCGGCCACATGAACGCTCATTTCGACCCGCTGGGCCTGGAAAAGCGCGAGCCGCACCCGGAACTGGATCCGGCGACCTACGGCTTCGGCCCGGACGACCTCGACCGTCCGATCTTCCTGAACTACTCGCTCGGCCTGGAAACGGCGTCGCTGCGCCAGATCCTCGAGATCCTGCACAAGACCTATTGCGGGACGATCGGCGTCGAGTTCATGCACATCCAGGACCCGGAAGAGAAGGCCTGGATCCAGGAGCGCATCGAGGGCGGCCGCAACCACACCGACTTCACGGTGAACGGCAAGCGCGCCATCCTGGAGCGCCTGACGGCGGCCGAGGGCTTCGAGAAGTTCCTGCAGCTGAAATACACCGGCACCAAGCGCTTCGGCCTTGAGGGCGGCGAGTCGATGATCCCCGCGCTGGAGCAGATCCTGAAGCGCGGCGGCCAGCTCGGCCTGAAGGAGGTCGTCGTCGGCATGGCCCACCGCGGCCGCCTGAACGTGCTGACCAACTTCATGGGCAAGCCCTTCTCCGCCGTCTTCTCGGAGTTCCAGGGCAACCCGTCGAGCCCGCAGGACGTCCAGGGTTCGGGCGACGTGAAGTACCATCTCGGCACCTCGTCGGACCGTGACTTCAACGGCAACATCGTCCACCTGTCGCTGACCGCCAACCCGTCCCACCTGGAATGGGTCAACCCGGTCGTGCTGGGCAAGGTGCGCGCCAAGCAGCAGCAGCGCCGCGACCTGGAGCGCGAGCAGGTGATGGGCGTGCTGATCCACGGCGACGCCGCCTTCGCCGGCCAGGGCATCGTGGCCGAGACGCTGGGCCTGTCGGAGCTGCGCGGCTACCGCACCGGCGGCACCATGCACTTCATCATCAACAACCAGATCGGCTTCACCACCAACCCGACCTATTCGCGGTCGGGCGTGTACTGCTCCGACATGGCCAAGATGGTGCAGGCGCCGATCTTCCACGTGAACGGCGACGATCCCGAAGCCGTCGTCCATGTCAGCCGCATCGCCATCGAGTTCCGCCAGAAGTTCAAGCGGGACGTCGTGATCGACATGGTCTGCTACCGCCGCCACGGCCACAACGAGGGCGACGAGCCGGGCTTCACCCAGCCGCTGATGTACAAGAAGATCCGTGCCCACGCGACCACGCGCGAGCTGTACGCCAAGCAGCTGGTCGACGAGAACGTGATCACCCAGGCCGAGGGCGACCAGATCACCCAGGACTTCATGAAGAAGCTGGAGGGTGAGTTCGAGGCGTCCAGCACCTACAAGCCGAACAAGGCCGACTGGCTGGAGGGCAAGTGGGCCGGCCTGCAGGCGCAGGGTGCCAACTCCGCCCACCGCGGCGAGACCGGCGTGGACATCGACAAGCTGAAGCAGATCGGCTTCAAGCTCTGCGAGTACCCGAAGAACTTCGCGATCAACTCCAAGATCGCGCGCCAGCTGGAAGCCAAGAAGAAGACGCTCGAGTCCGGCGAAGGCATCGACTGGGCGACCGCCGAGGCGCTGGCCTACGCCACGCTGGTGGCCGAGGGCACCGGCGTCCGCCTGTCGGGCCAGGATTCCGGCCGCGGCACCTTCTCGCACCGCCATGCGGTGATGTACGACCAGAACACCGAAGAGAAGTACGTCCCGCTCTGCCACGTCAGCCCGGACCAGGCGACCTTCGAGGTCCATGACAGCCCGCTTTCGGAAGCCGCCGTCGTCGGTTACGAATACGGCTATTCGCTGGCCGAGCCGCACAATCTGGTGCTGTGGGAGGCGCAGTTCGGCGATTTCGCCAACACCGCGCAGACCATCATCGACCAGTTCATCTCGTCGGGCGAGTCCAAGTGGCTGCGCATGTCCGGCCTGGTGATGCTGCTGCCGCACGGCTACGAGGGCCAGGGTCCGGAACACTCGTCCGCCCGTCCGGAACGCTTCCTGCAGATGTGCGCCGAGGACAACTGGCAGATCTGCAACGTGACGACGCCGGCCAACCTGTTCCACGTCTTCCGCCGCCAGATCCGCCGCAGCTTCCGCAAGCCGCTGGTCCTGTTCACGCCGAAGTCGCTGCTGCGCCACAAGCTGTGCATCTCCGACCTGTCGGAGATGGGCCCGGGCAGCACGTTCCACCGCGTGCTGGGCGAGACCGCCAACGATCTGGCCGCCAACGACAAGATCCGCCGCATCGTGGTGTGCTCCGGCAAGGTCTATTACGACCTGCTGCAGGAGCGCATGAGCCGCGGCATCAAGGATGTGGTCATCCTGCGCCTGGAACAGCTCTACCCGTTCCCGAAGGACGCTCTGGCGGCCGAGTTCGCCAAGTATCCGAACGCCGAGCTGGTCTGGTGCCAGGAAGAGCCGGAGAACCAGGGCGCCTGGTTCTTCGCCGACCGCCGCCTGGAAGCCGTGCTGAAGGACGTCGGCCACAAGGCCGGCCGCCCGTCCTACGTCGGCCGCCCGGCCACCGCCTCGCCGGCGACCGGCCTGCTGAAGCGTCACAACCAGGAGCAGGCCAAGCTCCTGGACGAAGCCCTGACGGTCCGCTGA
- a CDS encoding YopT-type cysteine protease domain-containing protein, with product MAAFDSYCVAPFKQRLPIQRLFPDDHEVNGGICFGLTLEWIRRHRANKGETPQKRIAFIDQDSTILHASIKQRLYGAELFFDLDLSSGQLGARNQAMSHAGLKIGSTRTEWMDATDSDSVKEVMKAISIATASPHTYHIVSMNFEQRGAAHATCCYKSGGKAFGLGSHLYFFDPNFGEFRASSGSAADLFTGLVDRYRHFVKRDGSTIDYRVQEFVVQSISFA from the coding sequence ATGGCCGCTTTCGACAGCTATTGCGTGGCGCCTTTCAAGCAGCGCCTGCCGATCCAGCGGCTGTTCCCGGACGATCACGAGGTGAATGGCGGGATTTGCTTCGGCCTTACCTTGGAATGGATCCGGCGCCACCGGGCCAACAAGGGCGAGACGCCGCAGAAGCGCATCGCCTTCATCGACCAGGACAGCACGATCCTGCATGCCAGCATCAAGCAGCGCCTCTATGGCGCCGAGTTGTTTTTCGATCTCGACCTGTCGTCGGGCCAGTTGGGCGCCCGCAATCAGGCCATGAGCCATGCCGGATTGAAGATCGGATCGACCAGGACGGAGTGGATGGACGCGACCGACTCAGACAGCGTCAAGGAGGTGATGAAGGCGATCTCGATCGCCACCGCCAGCCCCCACACCTATCACATCGTCAGCATGAATTTCGAACAGCGGGGGGCGGCGCATGCGACCTGCTGTTACAAGTCCGGCGGCAAGGCCTTCGGTTTGGGATCGCACCTGTATTTCTTCGATCCCAATTTCGGCGAGTTCAGGGCATCGAGCGGCAGCGCCGCCGACCTGTTCACCGGGCTGGTCGACCGGTACCGCCATTTCGTGAAGCGGGACGGGTCGACCATCGATTACCGGGTTCAGGAATTCGTCGTGCAGAGCATTTCCTTCGCCTGA